One genomic region from Bufo bufo chromosome 3, aBufBuf1.1, whole genome shotgun sequence encodes:
- the CSTA gene encoding cystatin-A, with product MPICGGLGGAKPATEEVQGLCDKVKAEVEEKHGKTYATYVATEYKTQIVAGTNYFVKVQVGDDEYIHLRMYKTLPHEGEKLSLSASQAGKTKEEEIVHFQ from the exons ATGCCGATCTGCGGGGGTCTAGGGGGCGCCAAGCCGGCAACGGAGGAGGTGCAGGGGCTCTGCGACAAG GTGAAGGCCGAGGTGGAGGAGAAACACGGCAAGACATACGCCACGTATGTGGCCACTGAGTACAAGACCCAGATCGTGGCCGGCACCAACTACTTCGTTAAG GTCCAAGTGGGCGATGATGAATACATCCACCTGCGCATGTACAAGACCCTCCCCCACGAGGGCGAGAAGCTGAGCCTCTCCGCCTCCCAGGCCGGGAAGACCAAGGAGGAAGAGATCGTCCACTTCCAGTAG